The Streptomyces sp. RKAG293 genome includes a region encoding these proteins:
- a CDS encoding discoidin domain-containing protein, which translates to MGISRRVFIGSVTAGVALGALPATGTLGAAAVAASPPGDVVGKITVGYQGWFAAPGDGAPINGWWHWSQNWSQPPSPSNNAIRAWPDMRDYTGAYRTAYGNLGNGQPATLFSSYDQQTVDAHFLSMRQNGCDTAALQRFNPNGGEGATRDAMAGKVRTAAEANDRKFYVMYDVSGWANMQPEIKADWTAKMSALTSSAAYARQNGKPVVGIWGFGFADDNHPWSPAACLDVVNWFKGQGCYVMGGVPTYWRTGVNDSKPGYLDVYHAFHMLSPWMVGRIGNAGDSDHFYDLCTVPDQADCNAHGIDYQPCVLPGDVGGRQRAHGDFMWRQFYNVVRAGAQGIYISMFDEYNEGNQIAKTAETSAAVPVGSGLLGLDEDGTACSADYYLRLTADGGRMLKGQLALTPVRPTAPVTGGGPPPVDTNLALHRPTSESSHTQGYGSGNAVDGDANSYWESANNAFPQWLQVDLGAATGTKRVVLSVPPATAWGTRTQTLSVLGSTDGSNFTTVAGPAGHTFDPATGNKATITFPATATVRYLRLSFTANTGWPAGQVAEFQVYGS; encoded by the coding sequence ATGGGAATCTCACGCCGGGTGTTCATCGGATCGGTGACGGCGGGAGTCGCCCTCGGCGCCCTGCCGGCCACCGGGACACTCGGGGCGGCGGCCGTGGCCGCGAGCCCTCCAGGAGACGTGGTCGGGAAGATCACCGTCGGCTATCAGGGCTGGTTCGCCGCCCCCGGCGACGGGGCTCCCATCAACGGCTGGTGGCACTGGAGCCAGAACTGGTCCCAGCCGCCGTCCCCGTCCAACAACGCGATCAGGGCATGGCCCGACATGCGGGACTACACGGGCGCCTACCGGACCGCCTACGGCAACCTCGGCAACGGGCAGCCCGCGACGCTCTTCTCCTCCTACGACCAGCAGACGGTCGACGCCCACTTCCTGTCGATGCGGCAGAACGGCTGCGACACCGCCGCCCTGCAGCGGTTCAACCCGAACGGCGGCGAGGGCGCGACCCGCGACGCGATGGCCGGGAAGGTCAGAACCGCGGCGGAGGCCAACGACCGCAAGTTCTACGTCATGTACGACGTCAGCGGCTGGGCGAACATGCAGCCCGAGATCAAGGCCGACTGGACCGCCAAGATGTCGGCGCTCACGTCCTCAGCCGCGTACGCGCGGCAGAACGGCAAGCCGGTCGTGGGCATCTGGGGCTTCGGCTTCGCCGACGACAACCACCCCTGGTCTCCGGCGGCCTGCCTCGACGTCGTCAACTGGTTCAAGGGCCAGGGCTGTTACGTCATGGGCGGCGTGCCGACGTACTGGCGCACCGGCGTCAACGACTCAAAACCCGGTTACCTCGACGTCTACCACGCCTTCCACATGCTCTCCCCGTGGATGGTGGGCCGCATCGGCAACGCGGGCGACTCCGACCACTTCTACGACCTGTGCACCGTGCCCGACCAGGCCGACTGCAACGCTCACGGCATCGACTACCAGCCGTGCGTGCTCCCCGGCGACGTCGGCGGACGCCAGCGGGCGCACGGCGACTTCATGTGGCGGCAGTTCTACAACGTGGTCCGGGCGGGCGCCCAGGGCATCTACATCTCGATGTTCGACGAGTACAACGAGGGCAACCAGATCGCCAAGACGGCGGAGACGTCGGCGGCCGTCCCGGTCGGCTCCGGCCTGCTGGGGCTGGACGAGGACGGGACGGCCTGCTCGGCGGACTACTATCTGCGGCTCACGGCCGACGGCGGCAGAATGCTCAAGGGGCAGCTCGCGCTGACCCCGGTCCGCCCGACCGCCCCGGTCACCGGCGGCGGGCCCCCGCCCGTCGACACCAACCTCGCGCTGCACCGGCCGACGTCGGAGAGCAGCCACACACAGGGCTACGGCTCGGGCAACGCCGTCGACGGTGACGCGAACAGCTACTGGGAGAGCGCCAACAACGCGTTCCCGCAGTGGCTGCAGGTCGATCTCGGTGCCGCGACCGGCACCAAGCGGGTCGTTCTGTCCGTGCCGCCGGCCACCGCCTGGGGGACCAGGACCCAGACGCTCTCCGTCCTGGGCAGTACCGACGGCTCGAACTTCACCACGGTGGCCGGCCCGGCCGGCCACACCTTCGACCCGGCCACCGGCAACAAGGCCACCATCACCTTCCCGGCCACCGCGACCGTCCGGTACCTGCGGCTCAGCTTCACCGCCAACACGGGGTGGCCGGCCGGACAGGTCGCCGAGTTCCAGGTCTACGGGTCCTGA
- a CDS encoding SRPBCC domain-containing protein: MSKEFEIVREFEVQATPEQVWEALTEGTAGWLWPMEYEHREGGAAPFGGTVTAWDPPHRLTGRMETPEGAENQTFNQLDHVIEPREGGRAWVRYVHSGIFVDDWDNQYDGADKHTDFYLHTLRQYLEHFPGLTPVYAAVEGPAASGAPDAFTVLGRALGLPDDAAAGTAVRVGLPGPDAVDAVLDYRNQYFIGLRTADSLYRFFGRNAFGGTVGVVVHRFGTGQDADAEPGVKRTEAAWQNWIDGVFA, encoded by the coding sequence ATGTCCAAGGAATTCGAGATCGTCCGGGAGTTCGAGGTCCAGGCGACCCCCGAGCAGGTCTGGGAAGCGCTCACCGAGGGGACGGCCGGCTGGCTATGGCCGATGGAGTACGAGCACCGCGAGGGCGGCGCGGCCCCGTTCGGCGGCACCGTGACCGCCTGGGATCCGCCGCACCGGCTCACCGGCCGGATGGAGACCCCGGAGGGCGCGGAGAACCAGACGTTCAATCAGCTGGACCACGTCATCGAACCGCGCGAGGGCGGCCGCGCCTGGGTGCGCTATGTGCACAGCGGCATCTTCGTGGACGACTGGGACAACCAGTACGACGGCGCCGACAAGCACACCGACTTCTATCTGCACACCCTGCGGCAGTACCTGGAGCACTTCCCCGGACTGACCCCGGTCTACGCCGCCGTCGAGGGCCCGGCGGCGTCCGGCGCGCCCGATGCGTTCACCGTGCTCGGGCGGGCGCTGGGGCTGCCCGACGACGCGGCGGCGGGCACCGCGGTCCGGGTCGGGCTGCCCGGCCCGGACGCGGTCGACGCCGTGCTCGACTACCGCAACCAGTACTTCATCGGACTGCGCACCGCCGACTCGCTGTACCGCTTCTTCGGCAGGAACGCCTTCGGCGGAACGGTCGGTGTCGTGGTGCACCGGTTCGGCACCGGCCAGGACGCCGACGCCGAACCGGGCGTGAAGAGGACCGAGGCCGCCTGGCAGAACTGGATCGACGGAGTGTTCGCCTGA
- a CDS encoding helix-turn-helix domain-containing protein has translation MLDVTVIEDPAAAEVSLAPIRARLLAELMEPASATMLAARVGLPRQKVNYHLKALERHGLIELVDERRKGNVTERLMRATAASYVISPLALAAVQPDPARSRDQLSARWLLAVAARLVRDVGTLLTGAAKARRPLATFALDGEVRFASAADRAAFIEELAAGVGALVLKYHDASAEGGRDHRVVVAVHPTVKMPPAGPAEPLPAADVSPTDKPV, from the coding sequence ATGTTGGACGTGACAGTGATCGAGGACCCGGCGGCAGCCGAGGTCTCGCTTGCGCCGATAAGGGCCCGGCTGCTCGCCGAACTGATGGAGCCCGCCTCGGCGACCATGCTGGCCGCCCGGGTCGGCCTGCCCCGGCAGAAGGTGAACTACCACCTCAAGGCGCTGGAGCGGCACGGCCTGATCGAGCTGGTCGATGAGCGCAGGAAAGGCAACGTGACGGAGCGGCTGATGCGCGCGACGGCCGCGTCGTACGTCATCTCCCCGCTCGCGCTGGCCGCGGTGCAACCCGACCCGGCCCGCTCCCGTGACCAGCTCTCCGCCCGCTGGCTGCTCGCGGTCGCCGCGCGCCTGGTGCGCGACGTCGGCACGCTGCTCACCGGCGCGGCCAAGGCCCGCCGGCCGCTCGCGACGTTCGCACTGGACGGCGAGGTGCGCTTCGCCTCCGCCGCCGACCGGGCGGCGTTCATCGAGGAACTGGCGGCCGGCGTCGGCGCGCTGGTCCTCAAGTACCACGACGCGTCGGCGGAGGGCGGCCGCGACCACCGTGTGGTCGTCGCCGTCCACCCCACCGTCAAGATGCCGCCGGCCGGCCCGGCCGAGCCGCTGCCCGCCGCGGACGTATCACCCACTGACAAGCCCGTATAA
- a CDS encoding LysR family transcriptional regulator, giving the protein MELRQLEYLVTVTEEASFTKAAAKLHVAQPGVSAQIRQLERELGQDLLDRSGRTVRPTEVGAAVLPYARAALAAVVGARQAVEELTGLVRGHVAVGTVTSLGQAVDVAGLLADFHHGHPAVEIGLIEDTSDNLLHALLTGRLDVAVVSLAGELPPGIGVQVVVDEPFVVAVAPGDPLAARTSIALDALAGRPLMCLPRGTGLRTVVDHACAAAGFRPRIAFEAGDPTVLAQFAIRGLGVAILPESLARSYPGELHAVNLSRPKLRGRLALAWRTEGPAGPAARALVRQARAALPERTEDAPA; this is encoded by the coding sequence ATGGAACTGCGCCAGCTGGAATACCTCGTGACGGTCACCGAAGAGGCGAGTTTCACCAAGGCCGCGGCCAAGCTCCATGTGGCGCAGCCCGGGGTGAGCGCCCAGATCCGGCAGCTGGAACGCGAGCTGGGGCAGGACCTGCTGGACCGCTCGGGCCGCACCGTCCGGCCCACCGAAGTGGGCGCCGCGGTGCTGCCGTACGCGCGGGCGGCGCTCGCCGCGGTCGTCGGCGCCCGGCAGGCCGTCGAGGAGCTGACCGGGCTGGTCCGCGGGCATGTCGCGGTCGGCACCGTGACCTCGCTCGGGCAGGCCGTCGACGTGGCCGGGCTGCTGGCCGACTTCCATCACGGCCACCCGGCGGTGGAGATCGGCCTCATCGAGGACACCTCGGACAATCTGCTCCACGCGCTGCTCACCGGGCGGCTGGACGTGGCGGTCGTCAGCCTGGCGGGCGAGCTCCCGCCGGGGATCGGGGTGCAGGTCGTCGTCGACGAGCCGTTCGTCGTCGCCGTGGCCCCCGGTGATCCGCTGGCGGCCCGGACCTCGATCGCACTCGACGCCCTCGCCGGCCGTCCCCTGATGTGCCTGCCACGCGGCACCGGGCTGCGCACCGTGGTCGACCACGCCTGCGCCGCGGCGGGCTTCCGGCCGCGGATCGCGTTCGAGGCGGGGGATCCCACCGTCCTCGCGCAGTTCGCCATCCGGGGGCTGGGCGTGGCGATCCTGCCCGAGTCCCTCGCCCGTTCCTACCCCGGTGAACTGCACGCCGTGAACCTGAGCCGGCCGAAGCTTCGCGGGCGCCTCGCGCTCGCCTGGCGCACGGAGGGGCCGGCCGGCCCGGCGGCCCGCGCCCTGGTCCGGCAGGCCCGCGCCGCACTGCCGGAGCGGACGGAGGACGCTCCCGCCTAG
- a CDS encoding NADPH-dependent 2,4-dienoyl-CoA reductase gives MSDYPHLLSPLDLGFTTLPNRVLMGSMHVGLEEAPRGFERMAEFYATRARGGVGLMVTGGIAPNDAGRPYEGGAKLTTEAEAEQHTAVTAAVHREGAKIAMQILHFGRYAHHADLVAPSALQAPISGFTPHALTDDEVEQTVEDFVRAAALAQLAGYDGVEIMGSEGYLLNEFIAAPTNQRQDRWGGEYRNRIRFPVEIVRRVRERVGPDFILIYRLSMLDLIPGGSTLAEVITLAQEIEAAGATIINTGIGWHEARIPTIATSVPRGAFTWVTKKVMGSVGIPLVTSNRINTPELAEQLLAEGCADMVSLARPLLADPDFVAKARRGRSATINTCIGCNQACLDHTFSGKITSCLVNPRACNETELILRPTRLRKSVGVVGAGPAGLAFAVSAAERGHSVTLFDGATEIGGQLNIARKVPGKEEFNETLRYYREQLELHGVDVRLKTTVTVDTLTAEGFDEIVLATGVVPRTPDIEGVGHPSVLSYLDVLRDGAHVGQSVAILGAGGIGFDVAEFLSDGGDSASLDPEAFFRQWGIDPGYETRGGVRKPQRATSPRSLHLLQRKESKVGAGLGKTTGWIHRTELRHRGVTMVAGATYHRIDDAGLHVTVDGRSEVLGVDTVVLCTGQEPRRDLYEALREAGHSAHLIGGADVAAELDAKRAIRQGTELAAAL, from the coding sequence ATGAGCGACTACCCCCACCTGCTGAGCCCGCTGGACCTGGGCTTCACCACCCTGCCCAACCGGGTGCTGATGGGTTCGATGCACGTCGGTCTGGAGGAGGCGCCCCGCGGCTTCGAGCGGATGGCCGAGTTCTACGCCACCCGCGCCCGGGGCGGCGTCGGCCTCATGGTCACCGGCGGGATCGCTCCCAACGACGCGGGGCGCCCGTACGAGGGCGGCGCCAAGCTGACGACGGAGGCCGAGGCGGAGCAGCACACCGCGGTCACCGCGGCCGTGCACCGCGAGGGCGCGAAGATCGCGATGCAGATCCTGCACTTCGGCCGGTACGCGCACCACGCCGATCTCGTCGCGCCGAGCGCCCTCCAGGCGCCCATCAGCGGCTTCACCCCGCACGCGCTGACCGATGACGAGGTCGAGCAGACCGTCGAGGACTTCGTACGGGCGGCCGCGCTCGCGCAGCTCGCCGGCTACGACGGCGTCGAGATCATGGGGTCCGAGGGATACCTGCTCAACGAGTTCATCGCGGCGCCCACCAACCAGCGGCAGGACCGCTGGGGCGGCGAGTACCGGAACCGGATCCGCTTCCCGGTCGAGATCGTGCGCCGGGTCCGCGAGCGGGTCGGCCCGGACTTCATCCTCATCTACCGGCTCTCGATGCTCGACCTCATACCGGGCGGATCCACCCTCGCGGAAGTGATCACCCTCGCCCAGGAGATCGAGGCGGCCGGCGCGACCATCATCAACACCGGCATCGGATGGCACGAAGCGCGGATCCCGACCATCGCGACGTCCGTGCCGCGCGGCGCCTTCACCTGGGTGACGAAGAAGGTCATGGGCTCCGTGGGCATCCCCCTGGTGACCAGCAACCGCATCAACACCCCGGAACTGGCCGAGCAGTTGCTCGCGGAGGGCTGCGCGGACATGGTCTCGCTGGCCCGCCCGCTGCTGGCCGACCCCGACTTCGTCGCCAAGGCCCGGCGCGGGCGGTCCGCCACCATCAACACCTGCATCGGGTGCAACCAGGCCTGCCTGGACCACACGTTCAGCGGGAAGATCACGTCCTGCCTGGTGAACCCCCGCGCCTGCAACGAGACCGAGCTGATTCTCCGGCCGACCAGGCTCCGCAAGAGCGTCGGGGTGGTCGGCGCCGGGCCGGCCGGACTCGCCTTCGCGGTTTCGGCGGCCGAACGCGGGCACTCGGTCACCCTCTTCGACGGCGCCACCGAGATCGGCGGACAGCTCAACATCGCCCGCAAGGTCCCGGGCAAGGAGGAGTTCAACGAGACGCTGCGCTACTACCGCGAGCAGCTGGAGCTCCACGGCGTCGACGTCCGGCTGAAGACCACCGTCACCGTCGACACCCTCACCGCCGAAGGGTTCGACGAGATCGTGCTCGCCACCGGCGTCGTCCCCCGTACACCCGACATCGAGGGAGTCGGCCACCCCAGCGTCCTCAGCTACCTGGACGTGCTGCGCGACGGGGCACACGTCGGGCAGTCCGTCGCCATCCTCGGGGCCGGCGGCATCGGCTTCGACGTGGCGGAGTTCCTCAGCGACGGCGGCGACTCGGCGAGCCTCGACCCCGAGGCGTTCTTCCGCCAGTGGGGGATCGACCCCGGCTACGAGACGCGGGGCGGAGTGCGGAAGCCCCAGCGGGCGACCTCGCCGCGCAGCCTGCACCTGTTGCAGCGCAAGGAGAGCAAGGTCGGCGCGGGGCTGGGCAAGACGACCGGCTGGATCCACCGCACCGAACTGCGGCACCGCGGCGTCACGATGGTCGCCGGCGCCACCTACCACCGCATCGACGACGCCGGCCTCCATGTGACGGTCGACGGCAGGAGCGAGGTCCTCGGCGTCGACACCGTCGTTCTCTGCACCGGCCAGGAGCCGCGCCGCGACCTGTACGAGGCGCTGCGCGAGGCGGGGCACTCGGCGCACCTCATCGGCGGCGCCGACGTCGCCGCGGAACTCGACGCGAAGCGCGCCATCCGTCAGGGCACCGAGCTGGCGGCGGCGCTCTGA
- a CDS encoding PadR family transcriptional regulator yields the protein MSLPHAILTALLEKPSSGLELTRRFDRSIGFFWSATHQQIYRELGKLEQGGLIHALAQSPSRGQKREYEVLPAGRAELTTWVATSQDPKPIRDALLLRLRAAAVVGRDGLEPELERHLADHRRQLADYTAIEERDFAAGNPSGEDRLRHLVLRAGIGLETFWIEWLTEALAEFRRPDAADEVDAG from the coding sequence ATGTCGCTGCCGCACGCCATCCTCACCGCCCTGCTGGAGAAGCCGTCCTCGGGGCTGGAGCTGACGCGTCGGTTCGACCGCTCGATCGGCTTCTTCTGGTCCGCCACCCACCAGCAGATCTACCGCGAGCTGGGAAAGCTGGAGCAGGGCGGCCTCATCCACGCGCTCGCCCAGTCGCCGTCCCGGGGCCAGAAGCGCGAGTACGAGGTACTGCCCGCGGGCCGTGCGGAACTGACCACCTGGGTGGCCACCAGTCAGGACCCCAAGCCGATCCGCGACGCCCTGCTGCTGCGCCTGCGCGCGGCGGCGGTCGTCGGCCGGGACGGCCTCGAACCCGAGCTGGAACGCCATCTCGCTGACCACCGGCGGCAGTTGGCCGATTACACGGCGATCGAGGAGCGCGACTTCGCCGCCGGGAACCCGAGTGGAGAGGACCGGCTGCGGCATCTGGTGCTGCGCGCCGGGATCGGGCTGGAGACGTTCTGGATCGAGTGGCTCACCGAAGCCCTGGCGGAGTTCCGCCGGCCGGACGCCGCGGACGAGGTCGACGCGGGCTGA
- a CDS encoding MarR family transcriptional regulator has product MNGVELFLLGRTLMKIGEEAMPEPAGGGTHPGSVRSVLVVASDIATHPDSAIGEIAARTGLPQSQVSNAVARLKEAGSVVTSADPADRRRLLVRQAPEISARVEQVRATTIESALIAMLGADDPRRVQEVTDALDVLARHLNPQMTGRPKE; this is encoded by the coding sequence ATGAACGGAGTCGAGCTGTTCCTGCTGGGACGCACCCTGATGAAGATCGGCGAGGAGGCCATGCCGGAACCGGCGGGCGGCGGCACCCACCCCGGCAGCGTCCGCTCGGTGCTCGTCGTGGCGAGCGACATCGCCACCCATCCGGACAGCGCCATCGGCGAGATCGCCGCGCGCACCGGCCTGCCGCAGAGCCAGGTCTCCAACGCCGTGGCGCGACTGAAGGAGGCGGGCTCGGTGGTCACCTCGGCCGACCCGGCCGACCGCCGCCGCCTGCTCGTCCGCCAGGCGCCCGAGATCTCGGCCCGGGTGGAGCAGGTCCGGGCCACGACGATCGAGAGCGCGCTCATCGCGATGCTCGGCGCCGACGACCCGCGCCGCGTTCAGGAGGTCACCGACGCCCTGGACGTACTGGCCCGGCACTTGAACCCGCAGATGACCGGCCGGCCGAAGGAGTAG
- a CDS encoding DHA2 family efflux MFS transporter permease subunit, protein MRKWHGNPWAVLLTLSLGFFMTLLDLTIVNIAIPEMIDGLGASLDLTLWVVSGYALVLAVLLITAGRLGDLRGPRNLFAAGLAVFTLASIACGLAPNAGALIAARAVQGVGAALLIPQTMTLIVSVFPAARRGTAMGIWGTVAGLATLSGPTLGGVLVSTVGWRWIFLVNVPIGVAALALTFLVVPDIRSGRGHRFDLTGVLIATAALFSLAFGLQEGEHYHWATGIWALLAAGVALTVAFVLHQRRHQDREPLVPFALFRDRNFTVLTVLVGLVSMAMIGLVLPFNLYLQSVLHLSAVKAGLVLAPSSVVSMVVGPFAGRLSDRIGGKYLLMAGLVMYAAGMLSIVLIAGPASPWYAFVPATIVTGLGVGCVIAPMSTEAMRNVDPRLAGAASGVNNTIRQIGSVIGAATVGGLLQSRLAAELHAGRTYADAFIATLHVTAVLPITAVLAGALACLLVRNHSRAAVPAPVVPVPAVGR, encoded by the coding sequence ATGCGCAAGTGGCACGGGAACCCCTGGGCGGTCCTCCTGACGCTCTCCCTCGGTTTCTTCATGACACTGCTGGACCTGACGATCGTGAACATCGCCATCCCGGAGATGATCGACGGGCTCGGCGCCTCCCTCGACCTGACGCTCTGGGTGGTCAGCGGCTACGCCCTGGTCCTGGCGGTCCTCCTGATCACCGCAGGCCGGCTCGGCGACCTGCGGGGACCGCGCAATCTGTTCGCGGCGGGACTCGCGGTCTTCACCCTGGCCAGCATCGCCTGCGGGCTGGCGCCGAACGCCGGGGCGCTGATCGCGGCCCGAGCCGTCCAGGGGGTGGGCGCGGCCCTGCTGATACCTCAGACGATGACCCTGATCGTCTCGGTCTTCCCCGCCGCACGGCGCGGTACCGCGATGGGGATCTGGGGCACCGTCGCCGGTCTGGCCACCCTGTCGGGACCGACGCTGGGCGGAGTCCTGGTCTCCACGGTCGGCTGGCGCTGGATCTTCCTGGTCAACGTGCCCATCGGGGTGGCCGCCCTCGCGCTGACCTTCCTCGTCGTGCCCGACATCCGCTCCGGGCGGGGTCATCGCTTCGACCTGACCGGTGTTCTGATCGCCACCGCGGCGCTGTTCTCGCTGGCGTTCGGCCTCCAGGAGGGCGAGCACTACCACTGGGCTACGGGCATCTGGGCGCTGCTGGCCGCCGGAGTCGCACTGACCGTGGCCTTTGTGCTGCACCAGCGCCGCCACCAGGACCGTGAGCCGCTGGTGCCGTTCGCTCTCTTCCGCGACCGCAACTTCACCGTGCTGACCGTGCTCGTCGGACTGGTGTCGATGGCGATGATCGGCCTGGTGCTGCCCTTCAACCTCTATCTGCAGTCGGTGCTGCACCTGAGCGCCGTCAAGGCGGGTCTGGTGCTGGCCCCCTCCTCGGTGGTGTCGATGGTGGTGGGACCGTTCGCGGGGCGGCTCTCGGACCGCATCGGCGGCAAATACCTGCTGATGGCGGGTCTGGTGATGTACGCGGCGGGGATGCTCTCGATCGTGCTCATCGCCGGCCCCGCCAGCCCCTGGTACGCGTTCGTCCCGGCGACGATCGTCACGGGCCTCGGCGTCGGCTGCGTGATCGCCCCGATGTCCACCGAGGCGATGCGCAATGTCGATCCCCGGCTCGCCGGAGCGGCTTCCGGCGTCAACAACACGATCCGTCAGATCGGCTCCGTCATCGGGGCGGCGACCGTCGGCGGCCTGCTCCAGAGCCGGCTCGCCGCGGAGCTCCACGCGGGCAGGACGTACGCCGACGCCTTCATCGCCACCCTGCACGTCACCGCGGTCCTGCCGATCACGGCGGTGCTGGCGGGCGCCCTCGCCTGCCTGCTGGTGCGGAACCACAGCAGGGCCGCTGTTCCGGCGCCCGTGGTGCCGGTCCCGGCGGTCGGCCGATGA
- a CDS encoding DUF1254 domain-containing protein: protein MDTPAAHPGRLGSVVMDGELPRREDLGIVFDELDHQMATQAYLWALPLVSYAQWQRVHTEEFGAGPSDLVHYESYRDRLGLITANATTPYILGFIDLGITGPLVVDLPAGPTAGGVSDFWQREIGAMGEMGPDQGEGGRYLIVPPGQDVPDDADGYHVLTATGMNVMFGFRTLGTDAAQAQRLVDAVRLYPYAHRDAPPPTKVLSPAGRTWSGVQPKGLEYWERLHEIYQSEVVDERDRFFLAMLRQLGIEQDKLFTPDERMTRILTEAAAAGELMAQANAFAKRFPGSRYWPDRQWDLVLMLDRSDQRAAGYDQLLERTAWFYEAVSFSAAMKSRTPGLGQAYLGTYTDMDGRWLDGARRYTLRVPADPPAKLFWSATVYSADTRCLIDNPQERGDRGSRDPELEYNEDGSVDLHFGPEAPAGRESNWVQTVPGRHWFCYFRLYGPLEPYFDHSWKLDDIHPA from the coding sequence ATGGACACGCCTGCGGCCCACCCAGGACGGCTCGGCTCCGTGGTCATGGACGGCGAGCTCCCGCGCCGCGAAGACCTCGGCATCGTCTTCGACGAGCTCGACCACCAGATGGCCACCCAGGCGTATCTGTGGGCGCTGCCCCTGGTCTCGTACGCGCAGTGGCAGCGGGTGCACACCGAGGAGTTCGGGGCGGGCCCCAGCGATCTGGTGCACTACGAGAGCTATCGCGACCGGCTGGGCCTGATCACCGCCAACGCCACCACTCCCTACATCCTCGGCTTCATCGACCTCGGCATCACCGGACCGCTCGTGGTGGACCTGCCGGCCGGGCCCACGGCGGGCGGTGTGTCCGACTTCTGGCAGCGCGAGATCGGTGCGATGGGTGAGATGGGCCCCGACCAGGGCGAGGGCGGGCGCTATCTCATCGTCCCGCCAGGCCAGGACGTGCCCGACGATGCCGACGGCTACCACGTCCTCACCGCGACCGGCATGAACGTGATGTTCGGCTTCCGCACCCTGGGAACCGACGCGGCGCAGGCCCAGCGGCTGGTGGACGCCGTACGGCTCTACCCCTACGCGCACCGCGACGCGCCCCCGCCGACCAAGGTGCTCTCGCCGGCCGGCCGGACGTGGTCCGGGGTCCAGCCGAAGGGGCTGGAGTACTGGGAGCGGCTGCACGAGATCTACCAGTCCGAGGTCGTCGACGAACGCGACCGCTTCTTCCTCGCCATGCTCCGGCAGCTGGGCATCGAGCAGGACAAGCTCTTCACCCCGGACGAGCGGATGACGCGCATTCTCACCGAGGCCGCGGCGGCCGGCGAGCTGATGGCGCAGGCGAACGCGTTCGCCAAGCGGTTCCCCGGCTCCCGCTACTGGCCCGACCGGCAGTGGGACCTCGTCCTCATGCTCGACCGCTCCGATCAACGCGCCGCCGGCTACGACCAGCTGCTGGAGCGGACGGCCTGGTTCTACGAGGCGGTCAGCTTCTCCGCGGCCATGAAGAGCCGGACCCCCGGGCTCGGACAGGCCTATCTGGGCACCTACACCGACATGGACGGCCGCTGGCTCGACGGCGCCCGCCGGTACACCCTCCGTGTGCCCGCCGACCCGCCCGCGAAGCTGTTCTGGTCCGCGACGGTCTACTCCGCCGACACCCGCTGTCTGATCGACAACCCGCAGGAGCGCGGCGACCGCGGATCGCGCGACCCCGAGCTCGAGTACAACGAGGACGGATCGGTCGACCTGCACTTCGGACCGGAGGCCCCGGCAGGCAGGGAATCCAACTGGGTGCAGACCGTCCCCGGCCGCCACTGGTTCTGCTACTTCCGCCTCTACGGCCCCCTGGAGCCGTACTTCGACCACAGCTGGAAGCTCGACGACATCCACCCCGCCTGA